From the genome of Silurus meridionalis isolate SWU-2019-XX chromosome 12, ASM1480568v1, whole genome shotgun sequence, one region includes:
- the atp1b3b gene encoding sodium/potassium-transporting ATPase subunit beta-3b — protein MRSFRRDLLVSYCRAVAEAPHTPPHSFALHSGKGHPCRLASVGVFFFPPPCVCFARFLSRLTLAMANKEEKPEGKESSWKDCIYNPRTGEFLGRTASSWALILLFYLVFYGFLAGMFSLTMWVMLQTLDDYTPKYRDRVSSPGLMIRPRNLDFVVNRSNPQQYSQYVKQLEKFLLDYNDTLQEQNEQCQGGQYFLQDDPEEKKVCQFKRSQLRQCSGLADTDFGYSEGQPCVLLKLNRVIGLKPRGQPYINCTAKRETPLQMQYFPSEGHIDKMYFPYYGKKAHPNYVQPLVAVKLHLSETDYNTHITIECKVEGSDLRNNDERDKFLGRITFRILVTK, from the exons ATGCGCAGCTTCCGACGCGACTTGCTTGTGAGCTACTGCCGCGCTGTTGCAGAGGCACCACACACACCGCCTCATTCATTTGCGCTCCACTCGGGAAAGGGGCATCCCTGCCGTCTCGCTTCTGtcggggtgtttttttttcctccacccTGCGTTTGCTTTGCACGTTTTTTAAGCCGACTAACCCTCGCCATGGCAAACAAGGAGGAGAAACCCGAAGGGAAGGAGTCGAGCTGGAAAGATTGTATCTACAACCCGAGGACGGGGGAATTCCTGGGGCGCACTGCAAGCAGTTGGG CTCTAATCCTTCTCTTCTACCTGGTCTTTTATGGATTCTTGGCTGGGATGTTCTCTCTCACCATGTGGGTGATGCTGCAAACACTGGATGATTACACTCCCAAGTACAGGGACCGAGTTTCCAGCCCAG GTCTGATGATCAGGCCCAGGAATCTGGACTTCGTAGTGAACCGCTCTAACCCGCAGCAGTACAGCCAGTATGTAAAGCAGCTGGAGAAGTTCCTTTTGG ATTATAACGATACACTGCAGGAGCAGAATGAACAATGCCAAGGTGGCCAATATTTTTTGcaggatgatccagaagagaaaaaagtttGCCAGTTCAAGCGTAGTCAACTGCGTCAGTGTTCCGGATTGGCCGATACAGACTTTGGTTATAGCGAGGGACAACCTTGTGTGTTGCTGAAGTTGAATAGG GTTATAGGATTAAAGCCCCGAGGACAGCCGTACATCAACTGCACAGCCAAG AGAGAAACTCCTCTGCAGATGCAGTATTTCCCATCTGAGGGCCACATTGACAAGATGTACTTCCCCTACTATGGCAAGAAAGCACAT cCTAACTATGTGCAGCCTCTGGTAGCAGTGAAGCTGCACCTAAGCGAAACggattataacacacacataaccaTCGAGTGTAAGGTGGAAGGCTCTGACCTGCGCAACAACGACGAGCGTGACAAGTTCCTGGGTCGAATCACCTTCCGTATCCTAGTGACCAAGTAG
- the LOC124394574 gene encoding E3 ubiquitin-protein ligase TRIM50-like, translated as MARRCSLESLEEQLLCPVCLEVFSEPLMLQCGHSYCRGCVRSMDMDPVGQLQCPVCRCAVDGDSPPPNVALARIVEALREISEPGQGPPETCNQHHNPLSLYCEEDQTLICGLCGSIGSHRAHKVTPISSVYSRMKEDISCLMTDFQTQKRKLEEQICKMAYNKSRITNESDVLKWVVRKEFGELRHYVELEEASFMQKVENTASSLISSIQTQADQMSQLLAKFQEAEGTLEALSNESHLDFITKYGSIAPRFRESQQREQRKERTYSSISFNPGFNHSDIKMTVWKRLHRRVLPAPECLKFDPLTAHPMLQISEDHTSVECGVIVNRLPNNPERFSYSYCVLASRGFSSGKHYWEVQVGNKPKWRLGIIKGTACRKSKLPKSPESGVWLIGLKEGRLYEAFNTPRVTLPLMSPPHRLGVFLNYDRGELTFYNADSPDELGLIYSYQAELQGKVYPLFDVCWHERGANKLPISLPQPLTEACGD; from the exons ATGGCCAGACGCTGCAGTCTGGAGTCACTAGAGGAGCAACTGCTCTGCCCTGTGTGTCTGGAGGTCTTCTCTGAGCCACTTATGCTGCAGTGTGGCCACTCATACTGCCGCGGTTGTGTGCGCTCTATGGACATGGATCCTGTGGGGCAGCTCCAGTGTCCTGTGTGTCGCTGTGCCGTAGATGGGGACAGCCCCCCACCTAATGTGGCACTGGCACGCATTGTGGAGGCTTTACGAGAAATCAGTGAACCAGGTCAAGGCCCTCCAGAGACTTGCAACCAACACCATAACCCTTTGAGTCTGTATTGTGAGGAAGATCAGACACTGATCTGTGGATTGTGTGGCAGCATTGGAAGCCACAGAGCACACAAGGTCACCCCAATCAGCAGCGTCTACAGCCGTATGAag GAGGACATTTCCTGTCTGATGACTGATTTTCAGACACAGAAAAGGAAGCTGGAAGAGCAGATTTGTAAAATGGCCTACAACAAGTCTCGTATTACA aaTGAGTCAGATGTGCTGAAGTGGGTGGTCAGGAAGGAGTTTGGGGAGTTGCGACACTATGTGGAGCTCGAGGAGGCCAGCTTCATGCAGAAGGTGGAGAACACTGCTTCTTCTCTCATCTCCTCCATCCAGACCCAGGCTGATCAAATGAGCCAACTGCTAGCCAAGTTCCAGGAGGCTGAAGGCACACTGGAGGCCCTGAGCAATGAGAGCCATCTGGACTTCATAACT aaatacGGATCTATTGCCCCAAG GTTTAGAGAGAGTCAACAGAGAGAACAGCGGAAAGAGAGGACCTACAGCTCCATCAGCTTTAACCCAGGCTTTAATCACAGTGACATCAAAATGACAGTATGGAAGAGATTACACAGGAGAGTTTTACCAG CTCCTGAGTGCCTAAAGTTTGACCCTCTCACAGCTCACCCTATGCTGCAGATCAGTGAAGATCACACcagtgtggagtgtggagtCATCGTCAACCGCCTGCCTAACAATCCTGAGCGATTCAGCTACAGCTACTGTGTGCTGGCCAGCCGTGGCTTTTCCTCAGGCAAACACTACTGGGAGGTTCAGGTgggaaacaaaccaaaatggagGCTTGGGATAATCAAAGGGACTGCTTGCCGTAAGAGTAAGCTTCCTAAAAGCCCTGAAAGTGGGGTGTGGCTAATTGGGCTGAAGGAGGGCCGGTTGTATGAGGCTTTCAACACTCCTCGTGTCACTCTGCCCCTCATGAGTCCGCCACATCGCTTGGGGGTTTTTCTGAACTATGACAGAGGAGAGCTGACGTTTTATAATGCGGACAGTCCCGATGAGCTCGGATTAATTTATTCCTATCAGGCTGAGCTGCAGGGGAAGGTCTACCCACTGTTTGATGTCTGCTGGCATGAGCGTGGTGCCAACAAACTGCCAATCTCCCTGCCACAGCCACTCACTGAAGCCTGTGGAGATTAG